The DNA window CGAGTTGGATCGTCAACGACCGCGCCATCATGGGCATCGTCGGCCAGCGAACGGGTTCCTACCGGGAGCACGTCGCCGACCTGGTGAAGGGGACGATGCCGGCCGAACTGACCGACGTCGACTCGGTCAAGTACTGGCTGATCACCCCCGACGACCTGGCGAACGCCGTCGTCCACGTGATCGATCAGCCGTGGGGTATCAGCTTGTCCGACGTCACCGTGCGCGCCAGCGGCGAGGACTACCTGTACTGATCGCCTCCCGCGTCAGCGCCGGCCGCCGCGATACTTGCGGTAATACTCGTCGTACACGTCGGCGTTCTTCTCGCGCTCGAGCTTGTTCACCAGGTCCGGATTGAAGCCGTGCTGGCTCAGCCGGTGGCGCCGGTACACCTTGTTGAGAGCGATCGAGAAGAAGATGTACGGGATGAGAATCGGGATCGTCATGTTCAGCCGGATGATCAAATCCGCGGGGACGAACAGCATCGGCACGAGGATGATCACGCAGGGTACGGCCCATCGGGCGACCATTCGTACCGCGGCACCCGGGCCGGCGAGATCGTTGAGCACCCACTCGCGCATCGAGTCGGGCAGTTTGGCGCCGTAGGCGTACTTGACGTACTGCAGCCCCCGTGGGCCCTTGGGTCGCTCGTCTGCGGTCATCGGCTCATTTCCCGATCGGCGTCCGGTCAATTCGTGTCCGGTCAATTCGTGTCCACTGCCCATCGTAGTGACCTGCACCGTTCTCACCTCACACCCGTCGGGGCACCTCGTCTCCTAATTGATCGTACACGATTGAATTGCGGGCTAGCGCTGGGTCCCGCGGTACTTGTCCAGGTACTGCTGCATCGTCGTGCGCTGGTAGCGCGACACCTCGGCGGCGTTCTCGTCCTCCCCGAACACCGACGACACCATCACGGTGTCGTCGCGCTCGAAGAAGCCGAGCCGGCCGAGTCCGCCGAAGAACTCGTCCCAGTCCACGTCGCCGTCGCCGATCTTCAGGTGCTGATGGACGCGGACCGGATTCCCGGGCGGATTCGTGATGTAGCGCAGGCCGTGTGAACGACGGTGATCCATCGAATCCGCCACGTGCACCAGCCGGAGCCGGTCCCCGGCCGCGGCCATGATCTCGGACATGTTGCCGCCCATGTGAAAGGTGTGGCACGCGACGTAGACCATCCCGATGTTGGGTGAGTTGACGCCACGGATGATGCGTATCGCCTCGAGCCCGTCCTCCACGAAATCGTCTGGGTGGGGGTCGATCCGGACGTCGAGTCCCTCACGTTCGATGATCGGCAACAACTCTTCCATCGACCGGAAGAAGGCGCGCTCGGACTCCTCGGCCCGCTCCGGACGACCCGAGAACTCGGTGTTGATCACGTTCACCCCGAGGTCGACGGTGATCTCGATGACGCGTTTCCAGTTGCGCACCGCGGCTTCTCGGGCATCCTCGTCGGGTGCCGACCATCGCAGCACCGGCAACACCGAGGCGACATCGACGCCCGCAGCGGCACACGCCTTCCGGAACCTCCGCACCAGATCGTCGTCGGCGCGGGGGTGGTTGTAGAACGGGATGAAGTCGCGGTGCGCGAGTCAATTGCAGGTGGTCGTAACCCAATTCGGCCACCATGGCAGGAAGATCGAGCAGATCGTGACTGTGGTGAAAGGGCGTGGGATCAAGGGCGATCTTCATCAGCGTGTTCCGTTCTTCGCGTACTCGGAGATGGCGTCGATGTTGCTCTTGTCGATGAAGGCCGGCCCGGTGAGCGTGGGCATGCCGCCGCCGATCACGTTGCGGTTGTTGAGATACAGCCATAGCTGGTCGACCGCGAGGTAGCCCTGCAGGAACGGCTGCTGATCCACTGCCCATTGCACCTGACCCGACTTGATGGCGTCCACCAGTGCGGCGTTGGTGTCGAAGGTGGCGTCCTTTGCCTTGCTGCCCGACGAGCCGACGGACTGCACGGCGGTGAGGGCGATCGGCGCGCCGAGTGCGATGACGTGGTCGTTTCCCGGATCCTGCTGGAGCTTGGCCGCGATGGTCGCCTGTACGCTCGGCATGTCGGTTCCGTTGACGTTCAGATTCTCCACACCCGCACCGCCCATCCCGGATTTGACTCCGGCGCAGCGTGATTCGAGAGCAACGTTACCCTGATCCTGGATCACGCACAGCACCCGTGACGCACCGTCTTGCTTGAGCCGACGTCCTGCGGCCTCTCCGGAGATCTGCTCGTCCTGCCCGAAGTAGGCGGTGACACCCAACGCCTTCCAGTTGTCGATGCCGGCGTTGAACGCGACGACCGGGATTCCGGCGTCGACGGCGCGGCGCACCGCGGGCGCCATGGCTTCGGGCTTGGCCAGAGTCACCGCAATGGCATCGACGTCGCTGTCGATCGCGTTCTGCAGCAGGTTGGACTGGTCAGGACCCTGCAGCTCCGACGAGTACCGCAGATCGATGTTGTCCTTGGCGGCTGCGGTTTCGGCGCCCTTGCGGATCAGGTCCCAGAACGTGTCCCCAGGGGGTCCGTGAGTGACCATCGCGACGGTGAAGCGCGGCGTGTTCGCCTGCCCGGCCCCCATACCCCCGTCGGAGTCGTCGGGTTTGCCGCCGGTGCTTGAGCATGCGGTGGCCAGTGCGAGCGCGGCGACGGTGGCTGCCGCCGCCAGTACCCGGCGACCCCGAACGGAGGTGGACGTCATGTGATTCTCTCTTCTACGCAGATGTTTCGACGGTCAACCGACCAGTGCCGAGTTTGCGGCCTTGAGGGTCTCGGCGGCCTTCTGCAGACCCTCGATCTGTCCGAGTTCGACGTCCTCGTGCTCGATGTTGACGGCCATGTTCGGATCGACCTGCTCCAACGCGCGCAGGAAGCGGGCCCAGAAATCGACGTCGTGACCGCGGCCGACGGCCACGAAGTCCCATGCCGAATCCTCCGGCCACTTGTTCACGACGTGCTTGCCCCCGAGGCTTGTCGGGTTCTCCGACAACGGGATACGAGTGAATCGATCGTCGAGCACACCGTAGATCTTGCAGTTCTCGTTGATCCGGGTGTCCTTGGCGGCGGCATGGAAGACCAGCGGGCCGAGCCACTCGACGGCCGCCACCGGGTCGATGCCCTGCCAGAACAGGTGCGACGGATCCATCTCGGCACCCACATTGGTGGCACCGGTCTTCTCCACGAGACGCTTCATCGTCGGCGGATTGAAGACCAGGTTCTGCGGGTGCATCTCGATGGCGACCTTGACTCCGTTCTCCTTTGCCAGCGCGTCGATCTCGGTCCAGAACGGAACCGCGACCTCGTCCCACTGGTAGTCAAGGGAGTCGAGATAGCCTGAGTCCCAGGTGTTCACGTGCCAAGCCGGCCACTGGCCACCCGGATGCGCCTGCGGCAGACCGGACATCGTGACCACACGATCGACACCGAGCAATCCGGCGACGCGGATCGCGTTGCGCAGGTCGTCGGCGTCCTCCGGCCCCACTTCGGCGTCCGGGTGCAGGGGGTTGCCGTTGCAGTTGAGGCCCGCGATCTCGACGCCGGTGCCCTCGAAGGTGGCCAGGTAGTCCTTGGCCGAGACGTCGCCGGAGAGGAGTTCGGCCACCGGCAGGTGCGGGGTACCGAGGAACCCGCCGGCGTTGATCTCGGCCCCGGTCAGGCCGAGGGAACCGATCACCTCGAGCGCCTCGGGCAGTGAGCGGTCGTGCAGGATGGCGGTGTAGACACCGAGCTTCATGAGAATGTCCTTATTGTGTAGAGGTTTTCAGGGACCGATGATTCAGAGGACCTTGACGGTGGCACCGCCACCGGCAGCGGATTCAGCGATCGCGGCGACCACACGCATGCTGTGCAGTCCGGTGTCGAAGC is part of the Gordonia bronchialis DSM 43247 genome and encodes:
- a CDS encoding sugar phosphate isomerase/epimerase family protein, which codes for MKLGVYTAILHDRSLPEALEVIGSLGLTGAEINAGGFLGTPHLPVAELLSGDVSAKDYLATFEGTGVEIAGLNCNGNPLHPDAEVGPEDADDLRNAIRVAGLLGVDRVVTMSGLPQAHPGGQWPAWHVNTWDSGYLDSLDYQWDEVAVPFWTEIDALAKENGVKVAIEMHPQNLVFNPPTMKRLVEKTGATNVGAEMDPSHLFWQGIDPVAAVEWLGPLVFHAAAKDTRINENCKIYGVLDDRFTRIPLSENPTSLGGKHVVNKWPEDSAWDFVAVGRGHDVDFWARFLRALEQVDPNMAVNIEHEDVELGQIEGLQKAAETLKAANSALVG
- a CDS encoding DUF5313 domain-containing protein, translating into MTADERPKGPRGLQYVKYAYGAKLPDSMREWVLNDLAGPGAAVRMVARWAVPCVIILVPMLFVPADLIIRLNMTIPILIPYIFFSIALNKVYRRHRLSQHGFNPDLVNKLEREKNADVYDEYYRKYRGGRR
- a CDS encoding sugar ABC transporter substrate-binding protein, yielding MTSTSVRGRRVLAAAATVAALALATACSSTGGKPDDSDGGMGAGQANTPRFTVAMVTHGPPGDTFWDLIRKGAETAAAKDNIDLRYSSELQGPDQSNLLQNAIDSDVDAIAVTLAKPEAMAPAVRRAVDAGIPVVAFNAGIDNWKALGVTAYFGQDEQISGEAAGRRLKQDGASRVLCVIQDQGNVALESRCAGVKSGMGGAGVENLNVNGTDMPSVQATIAAKLQQDPGNDHVIALGAPIALTAVQSVGSSGSKAKDATFDTNAALVDAIKSGQVQWAVDQQPFLQGYLAVDQLWLYLNNRNVIGGGMPTLTGPAFIDKSNIDAISEYAKNGTR